The genomic window GCCGTACATCCGGAACGGGTTGTCGAAGCCCGGACCCGCCATGTGGATGTAGCGGAAGCCGCGGGGCGCGTTGTCGATCGTGTAGGAGCTCGACACGGTCTGGATGTGCTTGGCGGTCGAGGCGAACGCCGAGTGGTTCTCGACGTGGTTGGAATGCTCGTGGCCGACCAGGATCAGCTGCGCCTTGTAGTGCTCGAGCACGTCACCGAAGGCGTCGTATGTCGACGGCGAGCCGAACGGGACGTTCATCGGCTGGTGGGTAAGGACGACGACCTCGATGTCGTTGGTCGGATCGTCGTCGAGCGGAACGCTCGCGGCGAGGTCGTCCTTGAGCCAGTTCAGCTCCTCGTCGAACGGCGCCGAGCCGTTGTTCTCGAGCACCACGAAGTGCCGGTTGCCGTAGTTGAACGAGTACCACTCCGGGCCGACGTTCTTGCGATAGTTGTCGATCTTGTCCGCGTACGCCGACCCGCTCGCGTACTCGTGGTTGCCGACGGCCGGCCACGCGCCGACGGCCGACTGCTGGGTGCCGCGACGATACGTGTCGAACTGTCCCTGGCTGGCGTCGTTGGTGAGGTCGCCGCTGACCGCGATGAAGCGCAGGTCGGTGCCCGTGGAGTTGATCTCGCGGATCTGGTCGGGCAGCTGCGCGTTGACGTGCGGGTCAGCGATGTTGGCCCAGGAGAAGGTGTCGCCGTCGGAGAGGCCGTCACGGACGAGCGCGAAGTCCGCGGTCGGCGTGGCGTCGTCAGCGAGCTGGCCGAGGTTGGCCCAGAACCTCGGCTCCTTGTACTGGTCCAGGCCGAACCGGTAGCCCCGCGGCTGGCCGGCCCACACGATGTCCGACTTGCGACGGTCGATGGAGATCGTCAGCGAGTAGGAGCCGTCGGCGGCGGTCGTGGTGGCGACCTTGCCGTCGGAGACGCGCACGCCGGCCAGGCCGACCTCGTCGGGGTTGCGCTGGCCGTCGCCGTTGGCGTCGACGTACACGACGCCGCTGACGGTGGCCTCCGGCGGGTCGATGGCGGCCGCCGCGTACGACGTGAGCGGGCCCGCCACGACGCTGGCGGCGAGCCCCAGCGTGGTGGCGTACAGGACGACGCGCAGGCGCGCGCGTGTCCAGGTGAACGCGGACATCGGGATCCTTCGGGGTGGGGGGCGGGAGGTGGGTGTCAGGTCAGGAGCGGGGAGCGTTCGACGAACCAGACCAGACCGGCACCGGCGACGGCGACGGTCGCCGCGACGGTGCCGAGCGTGAGGGCGCGAGCGGCGACCGGCGTGGTCGCGGCCCTGCGCAGGAACAGCAGCGCCGGGAAGGTGAGCGCGATGATCGTCAACTGGGCGAGTTCGATGCCGACGTTGAAGGAGACCAGGTCGGCCAGCGTCGAGGCCGACAGCGGCCCGTCGACGCTGAGCGCGCCCGCGAAGCCGAGCCCGTGCAGCAGCCCGAAGCCGAAGACCACGGGCAGCCGGTGGCTCGTCCTCGGCGAGAGCAGGTTGCCGAGCGCGACGAACGCGATCGACAGCGCGATGAGCGGCTCGACGATCCACCCGGGCACGCTGACCCAGCCGATCGCGGCCAGCACCAGGGTCACCGAGTGTGCGACCGTGAAGGCCGTGGCGACCTCGACGACGTCGCGCAGCCGCTTCGCGCCCAGCAGCAGCGCCAGCAGGAACAGCACGTGGTCGAGCCCGAAGAGCAGGTGCTCCGCCCCGAGCCGGACGAACCGCGGGATCTCGCTGAGCAGGTTGGTGCGCCCCACCGTGACGCTGGTGCGGGCGGTGTCGAGCAACGTCGAACCGCGGCGGCCGTCGATGTCGTAGGCCACCATCGTGGTGGTGTCGTCGATGACGCCGTCGGACGCGCGGAAGATGTCGCTGCGGACGGTGAGCGCGCCGGACGCCGGGCAGTCGTAGGCGAGCGCGACCCGCACCGCGCCGGAGTCGGCGAGTTCGACGCGGGCGTCGTCCTCAGCGGTGCACCCGATCGAGCCGCGGCTCAGCCGCAGCCGCCCGCCGACGTACGCCGCCACGTCGCTCGCGTGCGCGTCCAGCGAACTGCGCCGCACCTCGGTCGGCACCTCGGCGGCCGCGCCGTCCACGCCGACCGCGTCCGGGCTCAGGGCACCGTCGAGACTCAGCAGCCGGGCGAGGACGTCGTACTCCACGTCGACGACAGCCGCGACGCCGTCGCCCTGGCTGCTCAGGTCGACCGCGACCGAGGTCGCGCGGACGTGCGCCTGCGCCGGAGCGGCGACGAGGAACATGGCAACAAGGGCGGCGAGGAACGCCAGCAGACGCACAGGCAATCACTTCCGTCGTGTGTGTGGGGGGGGGAACGGCGGTGGTTCCCCAAACCCTGCAGTGCTCGCTCCACACCCGGCAACTCAAGACGGCCCAATTCACCGAACCTTCCGCTGCCGATCACCCATCGGCCGAAAGCCGGGTTTCTGAGCGCCGAAAGCCGGGTTCGGCCCGGCTACGAGGCCCGTGTACGAAGCCCTGCGCCTGGTGCAGAACATGGTGGAGAACGAGCTGGATCTCGCGCGGATCCAGCGCATCCGGGCGTACTACCACCGCCGGCTGGCCGGCGAGCACGACTTCTTCGCCGACGCGGTGCAGGGCGAGGGCAACATGCGGGCGACCTGGGCGGCGGTCGGTAACGCGCCCCGGCGGGCGCAGCTGTTGCTGACTACGGCGGCGATGGTGGGCGCGGTGAACGCGCTGCTGGTGGGGCTCGCGGTCACGCTGCTGGCCAGGCTCGCGGGGCTGTCGTCCGCGTTCGCGATCGGCGTCGGCACCGTTTTCGCTCTGCTGGCCTTCGCCGCCCAGGTCGCCTACATCAACCGCGAGTCCGGCAAGAAGAAGATCGTCCTGGCCCGCTCCGTGCACAACGACCGACTCATCGATGTACCTCGATTGACATCCATCCGACGGCTGGGCTCGCGCGTCACCGCCTGAGCACGTCCGGAGGCGGCGGTCGCGAAGAACGTCATGGTGTTGCCGGCCGACCAGTCATTCTCGGCCGCACCCGCACCGAGGACACCCTGACACCACGCGGTGGTGCCCGTGACCGTGTACGGTTCACGGGCACCACCGGTCATGTCGGTTACTACGGAGCGCAGGACTCCTGATCGAAGTGGCCGGGGGTCTTCGGGAACGCCGGGCCGGAACCGTGGTCCCGGAGGTCCGACTGGTAGACGAGCGCGAGCTCGCCGAAGGCGGCCGTGCCCGGCACCGTGACGTCCACCGGAGCCTGTCCCGCGCCGAGCGCACCCGCCCACTTCAGCAGGAACGCCTGCATGTCCGGGCTGTGCTGGCGCACGTCGTTATATCCCCCGTAGGCCGCGTTGCAATGCGTGTAGATGTTGTAGGCGCCGCCCCAGTCGAGCAGCCGGTCACCCGGGTTCGGCCCGTTATCCGTGACATCACCCTGCAGCACGTCCCGGTCCCAGCCGCCATAGATCCAGTCGATCCCGGTGTGGTGCTGGTTGTTGGCCGGGTCGGCGTCGTCGAGGCCGGTCATCTCGAACCAAGCGCACGGATCGACGACGGTGCCGGTGAGGTCCTCGCCCGGCCACGGCGTCGCAACGCAGCCGTTCGGGTACGACCCGCGCGGCCGGAAGTCGAGCACGTCCGCCCCGAGGCTGCCGGTCTGCGGATCGACGGACGGGCCAGAGGTTGCGCCCTTGCCGCCGAAGACGTAGTCGACCAGGGAGTCTCCCGCGCCGCGGTCGTTGGGGTTGGCCGGGTCATCGCTGCCCTTGCCGCCCCACAGCACGTCCGCGCCGTCGTCGCCGAACACGCTGTCGCCGCCGCTGTCGCCGTTGGCGAGGTCGTCGCCGACGGCCGCGTGCATCGAGTCGTGCCCGGCACCGCCGCGCATCCGGTCGTTGCCGCCGAACGCCTCACCGTCGTACGGCATCGGTGCCGAGGTCGCCGTGCCGACGAACACGTCGCCGTTGACGTCGTGGCGCAGGTCCGTCTGCCTGCTCACCGACCCGGTGGTGAAGCCGGTGTAGGTGATCTGCGGGACCTGGTTGTAGGAGACCGTGAAGGTCCGGGAGCCGTCCTCCCGCAGGTCCACCACGCCCCCGCGGTCGCCCACCATGGCGTCCTCACCGGCGTCGCCCCACATTTGATCGTGCCCGAGCTCACCGTACATGTCGTCGTCCTGGTCGCCGCCGTAGAGCAGATCGTTCCCGTCCTGCCCGTACAGGGTGTCGTCGCCGGGACCACCGCGCACGGTGTCGTCGCCGTACGCGTCCGGTTGCTCGCAGGTGCCCTGCGGCCGGGTCGCGCAGAACCGGGTGGCCTGCTGCCCCGGACCGGCCACCCGGACGTACGCGGCGCCGTCCGGAGCGGGCGTCGGATACCGCATGGTGTAGACCCGGTCCCGGACCAGGCCCGCGCCGGTCTCGGTACCCGCCGGGACGGGTTGACCGGCGAAGTCACGCACGTCGCGGGCCGCCGTACCGTTGTCACCGATCGCGTAGTCGGCAGCGCCGTCGCCCTCGACCTTGTCACCACCATCGCGGAATCCGGCGATCGTGCTCCCGCCGAGCAGGTCGTCCTGCCCGTCGGGTGCGCCGAGGTCGCCCTCCAGCACCGCTACCGGGCTCGGTGTCCCAGGCCAGACCAGCGGCGGCAGCGCGACGCCACCCTCGGCGAGCCTGCGGTCACCCCACATCCGGTCGGCGCCGCCGTTGCCCTCGACGTAGTCGTCGTGGCCGCCGCCGGAGATCGCATCCGGGCCGTCCTGCCCGAGTACGACATCCACGCCCGACCCACCAGAGATCTGGTCGTCACCTGAGCGGCCGGTCGCCGGCGTGAGCAGGTCGTTCGCGGACTGTTGCAGGTCGTACGGGCGCAGCGTGCGCCGCTGGGTGACCACGTTGAGCGGGTTGACCCGCAGGGTCCGGTGGTCGTACGGCGCAACCCGGGCGATCAGGCCGTTGTCGCCGAGTACGGCGTCGTCGCCGTCCCCGCCATACACGACGTCCCCACCGTCCGGCTGTCCCCTGGTGGTGTCACCGGTGTCGGCACCGTCGACGGTGGAGCCGCCACCGGTCAGCTCGTCGTCGCCCGAGCCGCCCTCGACCCAGTCGGCGTCCGCGCCGCCCTCGACGTAGTCGCCGCCGTCCTCGCCCTTGACCCGGTCGTTGCCGGCCTGGCCGAGCGCCACGTCGTCGCCCTCGCCGGCGGCGATGATGTCCGCACCGTGTGTGCTGGGCAGGGTCACCGCAGCGAGGTCGTACGGCGTGATGGAGCGCGGCGTCGCCACCCGCCCGAGGACAAGCTGGCTCGGCGTGCCCTCGCGGAGCACAGCACCGTTGTCGCCGATGGCGACGTCGGCGCCCCGCCCGCCGGTGATCACGTCGCCCGCGTCCAGCTGGCCGACCGTGGTCTGCCCGCTGCCGGAGACCGGGAACCAGCCGCCACCGACGAGGTCGTCCTGGCCGTCACCGCCGCCGATGATGTCGCGGTCCTGTCCGCCCTCGGCATAGTCGTCCTGCGCCCCGGCGTCGATGACGTCGGTGCCGCCCTGACCGAAGATGAGGTCGACGCCGTCGGCACCGGCGATCTCATCGCCGCCGGACGTTCCGGCCACGGGTGCGTGACCGAGGTCGTACAGCAGCACCTGGCGGAGCCGGGTGTCCGGCAGGCCGCGCCCGCGCGTGATGGGGTGTGCGGCGGCCGACGCGGCCGGCGAGATTACCGCGTTGTCGCCGGCGATGACGTCGAGGCCGGACTCGCCGAAGAGGTGGTCACCGGTATCCGGCCGGCCGACCGTCGGCCCGCTCGGACCGTCGAGCGCGATCTGCGAGCTGCCGCCGAGCATGTCGTCGTCACCGTCGCCGCCGTACACCGTGTCCTCGCCGTTGTTGCCCTCCAGGTAGTCGGCTTCGGCATTGCCGTACACGGTGTCGCCGTCAAGACCGCCGTATCCGGTGTCCGGGCCGGGTCCTCCGAAGATGAGATCCTTGCCACCCTCGGCCGGCGCGGCCGAGGTGATCGCGAGGTCGTACGGGGTCCCGCGGCCGAACTGGTCGGGAATGCCGTTGTCCCCGATGATCAGGTCGTCGCCGAGGTCGCCGTAGATCCGGTCACCGGTGTCCGGCCGGCCGGCGAGTTGCGTGCCGCCGACCAGGATGTCGCGGGCGTCGCCGCCGTAGATCGCGTCGGCGCCGTTGTTGCCCTCGACCGTGTCGGTCTGGTTGCCGCCGAAGAGGAAGTCGCCACCGTCGTTGCCGTACAGCTTGTCCTCGCCGTCGCGGCCGAAGACGTGGTCCACCCCGGCGCCGCCCCAGGCCTGGTCGGCACCGGCACCGGCGTCGACCGTGTCGTCGCCGGACTGGCCGCAGACCCGATCGTCGCCACCGCCCGCGTACACCTCGTCGTTGGCGCCACCGGCGTTGACTGCCTCCACTCCGGTACCGCCGAAGACGCGGTCCGGCCCGTCGTCAATGGACGGAGGCGGCGGGTCGTCCGGGTCGGACGCGACCGCGGTGCCCGGACCGCAGCCCAGCTTCTCCTCCAGGTCGGTGTCAAGCCCCACGCTGCGGTCGCCGAAGACGGTCGCGCCGCCGTCGCCGCCGTAGATATGGTCGCCGCCGGCACCGCCGACGAGGGTCTTGTGCCTGGGGGTGTGTGGGTTGGGCTTGCGGGTCACGGTACGGGTAGTCGCGGGACCTTCCCCGGTCACCGTTGCCGGTTCGGCCACCAGCAGGTCGTCCTGCGGGCCGCCGTACAGCATGTCCCGGCCGTACGCGCCCATCAGGATGTCCGCCCCGCCGTGCCCGTAGAAGTGCGCCCGCTGGTCGACCGTGGACTGGCCGGTGACGAGGTCGACACCGTCACTGCCGTGCACGATGTCGTCGCCGGTACCGCTGTCCACGGTGTTGGTGGTGCCGACGTCGCCACTGCCCGGCTCATTGGGGCCCAGGTCGCCCTGTCCGCCGGTGTAGATGTGGTCCTGGTTCGAGCCACCGCCGATCCGATCGCTACCCGGGCCACCGACCACCGTCACGCCGGCCGAGCGGTACTTGGGCTTGTCGGCCGCCGGCACGACATCCACCTGCGCGCTGTCGGAGAGCACGCCGACGTTGTCGGCGCCGCCGCCGGCGTAGACGTCGGTGTGGCCCAACCCGACCGAGATGATGTCGTTGCCGTCCGAGGCGATCGCTGTGGTGTCACCATGCCGGACCGTGCCGGCGTTCGGCATCAATATCCTGTTTTCGCTGCCGTCGCGGTCGAATGCCACCTCGATCGGGTCGAACCCGATGCTCGCGTCGCCGGCCACCCAGTCGTCGGCGTTGCCAACGGTCAGCGTGTCGGTTCCCGCGGTCGGCGGGTCCGCGCCCGGCGCCGGTGTGTTGGAGCCACCGGCGACGTGTGCCTTGGCGGCGCTGGAGCGGTCCACCGACAGCGCCGGCCGGTCGCCGGCCGTGATGGTGTCCGCGCCGCCGTTGCCGTCCACCCAGGACTCACCGCTGCCGGTGCGGACAGTGTCATCGTTGTCGCCACCGAACACGACGGTCTTGCGGTCGAATGGCACATCCTGCTCGCCGGGAGTGAACAGCGCGTCGATCCGTCCGTCGTAGCCGCGCGCGTCGAGCACGACGGTTCGCACGTTGTCGAACTGCTCGCTGATGCCCAGCGCGGTCACGCTGACCGTGGCGAGACCGCTGGACGACGCGGTTGTCTGCCGGACCACGAACTTCTCCGCCTTCGTGCCACCGTTGTCCCAGGCCTTGTCGCCGCGGAACTCCTGTTTTCCGAGCCGCCCGGCGAACAGGTAGAGCGTCTCGCCCTCCACCTCGCCCAGCTTGGGCGGCGGCGGGGTGCAGTCCGGCCGGACGGAGAAGTCGAGCAGCGTGGCATCGACCAGCGTGAAGCTGAACGAGGCGCAGAACGGGCAGACGCCGAGCGTGAGATAGACGCGGATGAAGACGCTCAGCCTGCCGTCCACATTAAACAGACAGAGCGCGTTGTCCATCGCGGTCGTGAGGAACTCGAAGAACCGGAACTTGCCGTCGTTGTTCGGGTCGTTCCAGGTGAACGAGACGGTCAGGGCGATGCCGCCCTTGATGCCGACCTCGATGACCACCGCCGTCACGGCGGCACCCGCGGCCAGCTCACCGGAGAACTGCACCACCGGTGCCGGCTTGCCGGACGCGTCGGTGGTCTTGAAGTACAGGCTGTTCAGGATCTTGGCGTCGACCTTGCCCTGCTCCACGGCGGTACGCAGGCCGAAGGTGTCGAATCCGGCGCGGACGCGCAGGGTCACCGACGCGCTGCCGGAGATCGTGACCATGACCGGTGGCGGCGCGTACACCGGGCCGAACGACTGACTGAACGAGAAGCCCAGCGTCAGCGGTCCGGAGTCGAACTCCGCCAGCGGCACGTCCTGACCGAGCAGCAGGCCGAAGATGAGCGACCGGTTCTCCAGCGCGGGGAACGTGAAGCCCGGGTGGTCGGTGTCGCCGCCGGAGGTGTTTTGCAGGTCGGCGTCGGTCTTCTTGTCAATCTGTTCCAGCGGCGAACCGGTGCCTTTCTCCGTCTGGGTACCGAGGAAGCGCGATGCGACATCCGGCGTGTTCGCCGTCGTCAGCGCTTCGCTCTTCTTGATCGTCACGTCACCGACAAACACGCAGCTCGAACACGACGCGTTGGCGGTGCCGATCTTGCCCAGGACGTCACCGACCTGCGTGAACACCTTCACGAACTCGTCGAACTTCGGACCGCCGGCGAGCGTCGAGAACGTCTGCGCGATGGTGAGCAGGCTGACGTCGCCGCCGCCGGCCGCCCGGCTCAGGTCGCTGAGCACCGGGACCGGCGCCTTGATGGTGTCCACGATCGGTTTGATCGGCTGGTACACCCTGTTGATCTCATCGAAGATCGGCCCGAGGACCTTGTTGAGGAACGCCCCGGAGTCGATCTCCACGTCCTGGAAGGCCAGCTCAGAGAGGTTGCCACCGGCGTCGGAGCCCGGGGTCAGCGGGTCCCAGACCCACTTGAGCCGGAAGGTGGCCCCCACGCCCGGCAGCGCCGAGTCGGCCTTGGCGGTCAGCCGCAGTTTGATGTCCGAGGTCGCGGTCAGCTTGATCTGGAACAGCGAGCTGACGTTCTCGACCGTCTTCAACGTGGACAGGTCGATCCGGTCGCCGCCGCCCGGCGCCTGCAGGTTGAAGCTGAACGAGCCGGAGAACAGCGGCGTGCTGGTCGGGTTGAGGCTCTTGGCGGTCACCCGGATGAACGCGAGCTGCGCCTCGATGTCGGACGGCAGCGACAGGCTCGCGGCGAGCTGGAA from Micromonospora kangleipakensis includes these protein-coding regions:
- a CDS encoding PQQ-binding-like beta-propeller repeat protein, whose protein sequence is MSAFTWTRARLRVVLYATTLGLAASVVAGPLTSYAAAAIDPPEATVSGVVYVDANGDGQRNPDEVGLAGVRVSDGKVATTTAADGSYSLTISIDRRKSDIVWAGQPRGYRFGLDQYKEPRFWANLGQLADDATPTADFALVRDGLSDGDTFSWANIADPHVNAQLPDQIREINSTGTDLRFIAVSGDLTNDASQGQFDTYRRGTQQSAVGAWPAVGNHEYASGSAYADKIDNYRKNVGPEWYSFNYGNRHFVVLENNGSAPFDEELNWLKDDLAASVPLDDDPTNDIEVVVLTHQPMNVPFGSPSTYDAFGDVLEHYKAQLILVGHEHSNHVENHSAFASTAKHIQTVSSSYTIDNAPRGFRYIHMAGPGFDNPFRMYGENEHLTIVSPAPGSKVPAAKFPGIQINAYDTGDEVVSARYRIAGDKNWMPLHHSGEFTWQSNLPDSLQTVGEHSIDVKVVDAAGKTWTKSADFTLTDESALEPVAGGDWDQHHGNEAHSGVAPAQEAGRRLAWSFRTNGTFLTGSPVIHDGVVYAGTRDENGDGNSRIHAVQLKNGKELWNFEVPQSIHGSLAYGDGLIFAPTLGSELYAVDAVTGELRWKAVPEQAAAPNN
- a CDS encoding HupE/UreJ family protein — encoded protein: MRLLAFLAALVAMFLVAAPAQAHVRATSVAVDLSSQGDGVAAVVDVEYDVLARLLSLDGALSPDAVGVDGAAAEVPTEVRRSSLDAHASDVAAYVGGRLRLSRGSIGCTAEDDARVELADSGAVRVALAYDCPASGALTVRSDIFRASDGVIDDTTTMVAYDIDGRRGSTLLDTARTSVTVGRTNLLSEIPRFVRLGAEHLLFGLDHVLFLLALLLGAKRLRDVVEVATAFTVAHSVTLVLAAIGWVSVPGWIVEPLIALSIAFVALGNLLSPRTSHRLPVVFGFGLLHGLGFAGALSVDGPLSASTLADLVSFNVGIELAQLTIIALTFPALLFLRRAATTPVAARALTLGTVAATVAVAGAGLVWFVERSPLLT
- a CDS encoding calcium-binding protein; its protein translation is MVRPAWRPLISLMSAMVVSISTFVVLPPVAARAADPAAARVAAGLEEWFGKVAQLGAVGPLGQPVPSLNLTPSGAAGLGLSTLYGDWKAAKLGGLSSASSLSEFASILDGADHTLGDARAITVAAGPVTEQGGSTEILVNVAVKRTVDAGLGIAGGPAPFSFTSSGGIEATLEGKLRFTLVYDPAPPNGFVGIRNTAEAGPTLDVTIGGKVGNLATSKASLGILGVQLSGGTYNLNASISARLADPNGDGLIAVKESNGTGGERDGELAGDGAVSGLATVTLAGSVSGTVTIVGTSTGAIANLPNTAAVTVTVASSNLGMTPVSVSYPDGSFAPIEAFLTMSPRDLADGLAQLAVTLRAALRAGDTSLPFMRGNLTDAVLPEEALLKFLEQNVTQAPPGTADPAKLIDVGKPRFGSIQELISKLQGTVKVGANEVPVTVSVTDGNYQPDKRKLRLTIGLTRTDGTAQALDVVGPSLTGSGPGVTYSDTELRDTSKNFTDQLVAGHQVTAGASVALIDKVKPGDPHTLVLSAAPFGANPPASLWKGGTPSNDAASAANPKPPYSISGADARTGQVELGDALAGATGVKAANANAPLAQVTPNYQVRLPLVLDLQRARTGNECTPACPYTATNTSGMATIVTSQPLPAQRIMLHTGTALVTADAPISTAVDVTANTGFLQVRVTGGLRMCTKGAPAACPDGGAPPPDTHLLSVGLKSGIGDPDGDIAIPALFDRLRTQPGATVNATVNGQAYANLALSVPGNASFFGGSPTANLTLTMADVRQPQNVQPSVQLSALQAFANFDPNNPQALFGALLAALREVSGRMHGLSGGPLDTKVPLVGRSVGDLLGSTETGGGTGVQYGSNSLTDPSKPFTPEKYVGRRIVIGSQLMVVSAVDAAARKLTFVEAFPSGSQPASGTPYVIGDELTMAVDRLTADPSSTLQDMVGQLNTALGGTGVGFAVDTTTSPPRLKLIVDWQRSYHTDVPLNLSLGDKSMVGTTAQGMLSTTLTGQVKLVLLVPMTPATAADPLANLKVDKGASKLTVRAEIESSPNSAFTANLGPLAVALGNPGANPSGAQLQADVEFGATGSAGEDTLGNFLGGLSIGFTGRPKNCTDMDTSVPLAVCARLPVYYKLGTTWQSASSQPLLVRLPVDGFTSTDGNLSDGKPKLFAPDLSALFSSVALDLGTMGDGLDSYLRYLDLAIKVADAGGTLPVVGEDLQQGKAFLDKMRNALTTVLGPTANGGNLKFSDFNSAESWLENQVEDVLPDGAQVNAQADCKATLAPVTNVHVSVLADPDPKGTTDYEYRVVAFRGDGTGYTLAVTAPEKPKNEASLSSTHKNRVTWTPSPSATGYTILRKVGTAEWRSIVSLPGQTTSSFDDALPAGAGSANLPDLPSEPPKLVNCPADQIQGITVSLDIGQGNVPNPSSCTTPECSVEVPLDLGIPGLSVKAAPGAGKVKGAIGWRMHVKVGLDRDRGFVVYTKDPDEATPEFQLAASLSLPSDIEAQLAFIRVTAKSLNPTSTPLFSGSFSFNLQAPGGGDRIDLSTLKTVENVSSLFQIKLTATSDIKLRLTAKADSALPGVGATFRLKWVWDPLTPGSDAGGNLSELAFQDVEIDSGAFLNKVLGPIFDEINRVYQPIKPIVDTIKAPVPVLSDLSRAAGGGDVSLLTIAQTFSTLAGGPKFDEFVKVFTQVGDVLGKIGTANASCSSCVFVGDVTIKKSEALTTANTPDVASRFLGTQTEKGTGSPLEQIDKKTDADLQNTSGGDTDHPGFTFPALENRSLIFGLLLGQDVPLAEFDSGPLTLGFSFSQSFGPVYAPPPVMVTISGSASVTLRVRAGFDTFGLRTAVEQGKVDAKILNSLYFKTTDASGKPAPVVQFSGELAAGAAVTAVVIEVGIKGGIALTVSFTWNDPNNDGKFRFFEFLTTAMDNALCLFNVDGRLSVFIRVYLTLGVCPFCASFSFTLVDATLLDFSVRPDCTPPPPKLGEVEGETLYLFAGRLGKQEFRGDKAWDNGGTKAEKFVVRQTTASSSGLATVSVTALGISEQFDNVRTVVLDARGYDGRIDALFTPGEQDVPFDRKTVVFGGDNDDTVRTGSGESWVDGNGGADTITAGDRPALSVDRSSAAKAHVAGGSNTPAPGADPPTAGTDTLTVGNADDWVAGDASIGFDPIEVAFDRDGSENRILMPNAGTVRHGDTTAIASDGNDIISVGLGHTDVYAGGGADNVGVLSDSAQVDVVPAADKPKYRSAGVTVVGGPGSDRIGGGSNQDHIYTGGQGDLGPNEPGSGDVGTTNTVDSGTGDDIVHGSDGVDLVTGQSTVDQRAHFYGHGGADILMGAYGRDMLYGGPQDDLLVAEPATVTGEGPATTRTVTRKPNPHTPRHKTLVGGAGGDHIYGGDGGATVFGDRSVGLDTDLEEKLGCGPGTAVASDPDDPPPPSIDDGPDRVFGGTGVEAVNAGGANDEVYAGGGDDRVCGQSGDDTVDAGAGADQAWGGAGVDHVFGRDGEDKLYGNDGGDFLFGGNQTDTVEGNNGADAIYGGDARDILVGGTQLAGRPDTGDRIYGDLGDDLIIGDNGIPDQFGRGTPYDLAITSAAPAEGGKDLIFGGPGPDTGYGGLDGDTVYGNAEADYLEGNNGEDTVYGGDGDDDMLGGSSQIALDGPSGPTVGRPDTGDHLFGESGLDVIAGDNAVISPAASAAAHPITRGRGLPDTRLRQVLLYDLGHAPVAGTSGGDEIAGADGVDLIFGQGGTDVIDAGAQDDYAEGGQDRDIIGGGDGQDDLVGGGWFPVSGSGQTTVGQLDAGDVITGGRGADVAIGDNGAVLREGTPSQLVLGRVATPRSITPYDLAAVTLPSTHGADIIAAGEGDDVALGQAGNDRVKGEDGGDYVEGGADADWVEGGSGDDELTGGGSTVDGADTGDTTRGQPDGGDVVYGGDGDDAVLGDNGLIARVAPYDHRTLRVNPLNVVTQRRTLRPYDLQQSANDLLTPATGRSGDDQISGGSGVDVVLGQDGPDAISGGGHDDYVEGNGGADRMWGDRRLAEGGVALPPLVWPGTPSPVAVLEGDLGAPDGQDDLLGGSTIAGFRDGGDKVEGDGAADYAIGDNGTAARDVRDFAGQPVPAGTETGAGLVRDRVYTMRYPTPAPDGAAYVRVAGPGQQATRFCATRPQGTCEQPDAYGDDTVRGGPGDDTLYGQDGNDLLYGGDQDDDMYGELGHDQMWGDAGEDAMVGDRGGVVDLREDGSRTFTVSYNQVPQITYTGFTTGSVSRQTDLRHDVNGDVFVGTATSAPMPYDGEAFGGNDRMRGGAGHDSMHAAVGDDLANGDSGGDSVFGDDGADVLWGGKGSDDPANPNDRGAGDSLVDYVFGGKGATSGPSVDPQTGSLGADVLDFRPRGSYPNGCVATPWPGEDLTGTVVDPCAWFEMTGLDDADPANNQHHTGIDWIYGGWDRDVLQGDVTDNGPNPGDRLLDWGGAYNIYTHCNAAYGGYNDVRQHSPDMQAFLLKWAGALGAGQAPVDVTVPGTAAFGELALVYQSDLRDHGSGPAFPKTPGHFDQESCAP